In Isoptericola jiangsuensis, the following proteins share a genomic window:
- a CDS encoding Fpg/Nei family DNA glycosylase encodes MPELPEVEALVRFLGERTGGRRVVAADVAQIAALKTFDPPLGALVDRTVVGTARHGKWLDLAMAGDDPDDVLHLVFHLSRGGWVRWSDTAPTTPVRPRLGGSGGGRAATLALRVRFDDGSGFDLTEAGTRKRLAVHVVRSPDDVEQVRTLGVDPLSAAFTPEVWAALVRGRNQQVKGLLRDQHAVAGIGNAYSDEILHAARTSPFRLTGSMSDDDVDALRDAVVATLRSAVEASAGRPAAELKDAKRRHLRVHGRTGQPCEVCGDTVREVSFADSSLQYCPTCQTGGKPLADRRLSRLVR; translated from the coding sequence GTGCCCGAGCTGCCCGAGGTGGAGGCGCTGGTGCGGTTCCTCGGCGAACGCACCGGCGGACGGCGCGTGGTCGCCGCCGACGTGGCGCAGATCGCCGCGCTCAAGACGTTCGACCCGCCGCTGGGCGCCCTCGTCGACCGCACCGTGGTCGGCACGGCCCGGCACGGCAAGTGGCTGGACCTCGCGATGGCCGGCGACGACCCCGACGACGTGCTCCACCTGGTCTTCCACCTGTCCCGCGGCGGGTGGGTGCGCTGGTCGGACACGGCACCCACGACGCCCGTGCGTCCCCGGCTCGGGGGCAGCGGCGGCGGGCGCGCGGCGACGCTCGCCCTGCGGGTCCGGTTCGACGACGGCTCCGGGTTCGACCTCACCGAGGCGGGCACCCGCAAGCGGCTCGCCGTGCACGTGGTGCGCTCGCCGGACGACGTCGAGCAGGTGCGCACGCTCGGCGTGGACCCGCTCTCGGCCGCGTTCACGCCCGAGGTGTGGGCGGCCCTGGTCCGGGGGCGCAACCAGCAGGTCAAGGGCCTGCTGCGGGACCAGCACGCCGTCGCGGGCATCGGCAACGCCTACTCCGACGAGATCCTGCACGCGGCCCGCACGTCACCGTTCCGGCTGACGGGGTCGATGTCCGACGACGACGTCGACGCCCTGCGCGACGCCGTCGTCGCGACGCTGCGCTCGGCCGTCGAGGCGTCCGCCGGCCGGCCCGCCGCCGAGCTCAAGGACGCCAAGCGCCGGCACCTGCGCGTGCACGGACGCACCGGGCAGCCGTGCGAGGTCTGCGGGGACACGGTGCGCGAGGTGAGCTTCGCCGACAGCTCCCTGCAGTACTGCCCGACGTGCCAGACCGGCGGCAAGCCGCTGGCGGACCGTCGTCTGTCCCGGCTGGTCCGCTGA
- a CDS encoding DUF4439 domain-containing protein — protein MDPHRSPAPARRRRGAALGAVLLTLALAGCGLRLETPPPAEPVPDALEIVRRTAVSDALYVAEQAESAVVTLDGRRARLAAELERVADDSREQAAELGGEYASGLEVQAPVSGSPEPSAAPVEPGDVVTALVEASGRSRVAAGTTADGPLARLLASVGAAQAVSAARVGDLTDAGAPDPVDPSVPAPDASAEPTEPASADATDAAGALPSATTDEEEAAADEDADDVVSSTAPDSDEPAVLPRGLTAEDLRVLVGSEDSVGYALRVRAALRDGAARERLAARADEHSGRARSWALLAGTADTAQDPRQVAYAVPRGTKDKALVRDVEGDLGTTYASLVATTAAGTRGVLVDLLVESALVQDAWGADPVPFPGLPEQAGD, from the coding sequence ATGGATCCGCACCGCTCCCCCGCCCCCGCTCGTCGACGTCGCGGCGCCGCGCTGGGCGCCGTCCTGCTGACCCTCGCCCTCGCGGGGTGCGGGCTGCGGCTGGAGACCCCGCCCCCGGCGGAGCCGGTGCCGGACGCGCTGGAGATCGTCCGCCGCACGGCGGTGTCGGACGCCCTGTACGTCGCCGAGCAGGCGGAGTCCGCCGTGGTGACGCTGGACGGGCGCCGGGCCCGGCTCGCCGCCGAGCTGGAGCGTGTCGCGGACGACTCGCGCGAGCAGGCCGCCGAGCTCGGCGGGGAGTACGCGTCCGGGCTGGAGGTCCAGGCCCCGGTCTCCGGGTCGCCGGAGCCGAGCGCGGCACCGGTGGAGCCCGGCGACGTCGTGACGGCGCTCGTCGAGGCCTCCGGGCGGAGCCGCGTCGCGGCGGGCACCACCGCCGACGGGCCGCTCGCCCGGCTGCTGGCCTCCGTGGGCGCCGCCCAGGCCGTCTCGGCCGCGCGGGTGGGCGACCTCACCGACGCCGGCGCGCCCGACCCCGTCGACCCCTCCGTGCCCGCCCCCGACGCGTCGGCCGAACCCACCGAGCCCGCGTCCGCGGACGCCACCGACGCCGCGGGCGCCCTGCCGTCGGCCACGACCGACGAGGAGGAGGCCGCCGCCGACGAGGACGCGGACGACGTGGTGTCGAGCACTGCTCCCGACTCCGACGAGCCCGCGGTGCTGCCCCGGGGGCTCACCGCCGAGGACCTGCGCGTCCTGGTCGGGTCCGAGGACTCCGTCGGGTACGCCCTGCGGGTGCGGGCCGCCCTGCGCGACGGTGCGGCGCGGGAGCGCCTCGCGGCCCGTGCCGACGAGCACAGCGGGCGGGCGCGCTCGTGGGCCCTGCTGGCCGGGACGGCCGACACCGCCCAGGACCCCCGCCAGGTCGCCTACGCGGTGCCTCGCGGCACCAAGGACAAGGCGCTGGTGCGCGACGTCGAGGGCGACCTCGGCACCACCTACGCGTCCCTCGTGGCGACCACGGCCGCCGGGACGCGCGGCGTCCTGGTGGACCTCCTCGTGGAGTCGGCCCTCGTCCAGGACGCCTGGGGCGCGGACCCGGTGCCGTTCCCCGGCCTGCCGGAGCAGGCCGGGGACTGA
- a CDS encoding DUF4081 domain-containing GNAT family N-acetyltransferase, which translates to MLAQEPDSGAARVLGATDLADARRVCAADPVASVLAAARVEVASRGGIAAAGGQLWGYPATGPLQAVCWAGANIVPVVPSTLSRAERDDAVAAFAGAARRLGRRSSSIVGDQQVALRLWELLSRVWPAPREVRADQPSLAIDRAPDVEPDPAVRRSRPDELDLVLPACVRMFTEEVGYSPISGGGGSYAARVRGLIAEGRSFVRLDERHGAPQVSFKAELGAVAGPVAQVQGVWVDPELRGQGLAAPGMAAVVEATRQQVAPVVSLYVNSFNAPALATYRRVGFEQVGTFATILF; encoded by the coding sequence ATGCTCGCGCAGGAACCTGACTCCGGTGCCGCCCGCGTGCTGGGCGCCACCGACCTCGCGGACGCCCGCCGCGTCTGCGCCGCCGACCCCGTGGCGTCCGTCCTGGCCGCCGCCCGCGTGGAGGTCGCCTCCCGGGGCGGGATCGCCGCCGCCGGCGGGCAGCTGTGGGGCTACCCGGCCACCGGCCCCCTGCAGGCGGTGTGCTGGGCCGGGGCCAACATCGTGCCCGTCGTGCCGTCGACCCTGAGCCGCGCGGAGCGCGACGACGCGGTCGCGGCGTTCGCCGGGGCGGCGCGTCGCCTCGGCCGCCGGTCGAGCTCGATCGTGGGCGACCAACAGGTCGCGCTGCGGCTGTGGGAGCTGTTGTCCCGGGTCTGGCCCGCGCCCCGCGAGGTCCGCGCCGACCAGCCGTCCCTCGCGATCGACCGCGCCCCCGACGTCGAGCCCGACCCGGCCGTGCGGCGGTCCCGGCCCGACGAGCTCGACCTCGTCCTGCCGGCGTGCGTGCGCATGTTCACCGAGGAGGTCGGCTACTCCCCGATCTCGGGCGGCGGCGGGTCGTACGCCGCGCGGGTGCGCGGCCTCATCGCCGAGGGGCGCTCCTTCGTCCGTCTCGACGAGCGCCACGGCGCGCCGCAGGTGTCCTTCAAGGCCGAGCTCGGCGCCGTCGCCGGACCGGTGGCGCAGGTCCAGGGCGTGTGGGTCGACCCCGAGCTGCGGGGACAGGGCCTGGCCGCGCCGGGCATGGCGGCCGTCGTGGAGGCGACCCGGCAGCAGGTGGCGCCGGTCGTGTCGCTGTACGTCAACTCGTTCAACGCCCCGGCCCTGGCGACCTACCGGCGGGTGGGGTTCGAGCAGGTCGGCACGTTCGCGACGATCCTGTTCTGA
- a CDS encoding proline--tRNA ligase codes for MPIESHRSGDLLRLSSLFVRTLREDPADAEVASHRLLVRAGYIRRAAPGVYSWLPLGLRVLAKVEAVVREEMNAIGAQEVHFPALLPREPYEATGRWEEYGPNLFRLQDRKQADYLLAPTHEEMFTLLVKDLYSSYKDLPVALYQIQTKYRDEARPRAGLIRGREFIMKDAYSFDLDDAGLAAAYEKQRGAYQRIFDRLGLEYVVVSATSGAMGGSRSEEFLSPSAIGEDTFVRSAGGYAANVEAVVTPVPEALPFDDAPAAHVEDTPDTPTIATLVDFANAHHPRPDRPWTAADTLKNVVLAVTQPDGARSLLVVGVPGDREVDMKRLEASLAPAEAEAAGEADFAAHPELVKGYIGPEVLGPQGAQVVDPGTGETRSAVPYLLDPRVVAGTRWITGANSAGRHVFDLVAGRDFVGDGTIEAAEVRAGDPAPDGSGPLELARGIEIGHIFQLGRKYAQALDLKVLDPNGKQAVVTMGSYGIGVSRVLAALAEANHDDRGLAWPAHVAPAHVHVVATGKGTEVFDAAEEIAAALVAEGVEVVYDDRPKVSPGVKFADAELFGVPLLLVVGRGLADGVVELRPRAGEAVQVPVGEVVATAVERVRELLADA; via the coding sequence ATGCCGATCGAGTCCCACCGCAGCGGCGACCTGCTGCGGCTCTCCTCCCTGTTCGTCCGCACCCTGCGCGAGGACCCGGCCGACGCCGAGGTCGCGAGCCACCGGCTCCTCGTGCGCGCCGGGTACATCCGTCGTGCCGCTCCGGGCGTCTACTCGTGGCTCCCGCTGGGCCTGCGCGTGCTCGCCAAGGTCGAGGCCGTCGTGCGCGAGGAGATGAACGCGATCGGGGCCCAGGAGGTGCACTTCCCGGCGCTGCTGCCGCGCGAGCCCTACGAGGCGACCGGCCGCTGGGAGGAGTACGGCCCCAACCTGTTCCGCCTCCAGGACCGCAAGCAGGCCGACTACCTGCTCGCGCCGACCCACGAGGAGATGTTCACCCTCCTGGTCAAGGACCTGTACTCGTCGTACAAGGACCTGCCGGTCGCGCTCTACCAGATCCAGACGAAGTACCGCGACGAGGCGCGCCCCCGCGCCGGCCTCATCCGCGGTCGCGAGTTCATCATGAAGGACGCCTACTCCTTCGACCTCGACGACGCCGGCCTGGCCGCGGCCTACGAGAAGCAGCGCGGCGCCTACCAGCGGATCTTCGACCGTCTCGGCCTCGAGTACGTCGTCGTGTCCGCCACGTCCGGCGCGATGGGCGGCTCGCGGTCCGAGGAGTTCCTCTCCCCGTCGGCGATCGGCGAGGACACGTTCGTGCGCTCCGCCGGCGGCTACGCCGCCAACGTCGAGGCCGTCGTCACGCCGGTGCCGGAGGCGCTGCCGTTCGACGACGCGCCGGCCGCGCACGTCGAGGACACCCCGGACACCCCGACGATCGCGACCCTCGTGGACTTCGCGAACGCCCACCACCCCCGTCCGGACCGCCCCTGGACCGCGGCGGACACGCTGAAGAACGTCGTGCTCGCGGTGACCCAGCCCGACGGTGCGCGCAGCCTGCTCGTCGTCGGCGTCCCCGGCGACCGCGAGGTCGACATGAAGCGCCTGGAGGCCTCCCTGGCCCCGGCCGAAGCCGAGGCGGCGGGCGAGGCGGACTTCGCCGCGCACCCCGAGCTCGTCAAGGGCTACATCGGGCCCGAGGTGCTGGGGCCGCAGGGCGCCCAGGTCGTCGACCCCGGGACGGGCGAGACCCGCTCGGCCGTGCCGTACCTGCTCGACCCGCGCGTCGTGGCGGGCACCCGGTGGATCACCGGCGCCAACAGCGCCGGCCGCCACGTGTTCGACCTGGTCGCCGGCCGGGACTTCGTCGGCGACGGCACGATCGAGGCCGCCGAGGTGCGCGCGGGCGACCCCGCCCCCGACGGCTCCGGCCCGCTCGAGCTCGCCCGCGGCATCGAGATCGGTCACATCTTCCAGCTCGGCCGCAAGTACGCGCAGGCGCTCGACCTCAAGGTGCTCGACCCGAACGGCAAGCAGGCCGTCGTCACGATGGGTTCCTACGGCATCGGCGTCTCCCGCGTGCTCGCCGCGCTCGCCGAGGCCAACCACGACGACCGCGGCCTGGCCTGGCCCGCCCACGTCGCCCCGGCGCACGTGCACGTGGTCGCCACCGGCAAGGGCACCGAGGTGTTCGACGCCGCCGAGGAGATCGCCGCCGCCCTCGTGGCCGAGGGCGTCGAGGTCGTCTACGACGACCGTCCCAAGGTGTCCCCGGGCGTGAAGTTCGCCGACGCGGAGCTGTTCGGCGTGCCGCTGCTGCTCGTCGTGGGCCGCGGCCTCGCGGACGGCGTGGTCGAGCTCCGCCCGCGGGCGGGCGAGGCGGTCCAGGTGCCCGTCGGCGAGGTCGTCGCCACCGCCGTCGAGCGGGTGCGCGAGCTCCTCGCCGACGCCTGA
- a CDS encoding M50 family metallopeptidase, with protein sequence MDILPVVVGIVVVVLGILVSIALHEVGHMVPAKRFGVRVSEYMVGFGPTLWSRRRGETEYGIKAIPLGGYVRLVGMMPPAPAGTRPREGFFSRVVADARDASVSEIRPGEEHRAFYHLSTPKKLVVMLGGPVMNLLIAVVLLAVVFLGIGMPAATTTVESVGDHSAAASAGVLPGDEVVSFDGEPVQEWTQLVGMVNDRAGQSVEMVVERDGEQVVLDVTPTPAERPLTDDQGYAVTDDAGEPVMIDGALLGVTSEVERQALPVATVPEAVWLQVSGTAGAIVTLPVRVYDAARQAFTDEPRSQDSVMSVVGVGRAAVDTAGAEDYTVLARVQLMLMLLASLNIALFMFNLIPLLPLDGGHVVNALYEGARRTVARVRGAERPGPADVARMMPVAYVVFVLLIGVGAILMVADVVDPVRLF encoded by the coding sequence GTGGACATCCTTCCCGTCGTCGTCGGCATCGTCGTGGTCGTGCTGGGCATCCTGGTCTCGATCGCCCTGCACGAGGTCGGGCACATGGTGCCCGCCAAGAGGTTCGGCGTCCGGGTGAGCGAGTACATGGTGGGCTTCGGCCCGACGCTGTGGTCGCGGCGCCGGGGCGAGACCGAGTACGGGATCAAGGCGATCCCGCTGGGCGGGTACGTGCGCCTGGTGGGCATGATGCCGCCCGCCCCGGCGGGCACGCGCCCGCGCGAGGGGTTCTTCTCCCGGGTCGTCGCGGACGCCCGGGACGCGAGCGTGAGCGAGATCCGTCCCGGCGAGGAGCACCGCGCCTTCTACCACCTGTCCACCCCGAAGAAGCTCGTCGTGATGCTCGGCGGCCCGGTGATGAACCTCCTCATCGCGGTGGTGCTGCTCGCGGTGGTGTTCCTCGGCATCGGGATGCCGGCGGCGACCACGACGGTGGAGTCCGTCGGCGACCACTCCGCCGCGGCCTCCGCGGGCGTCCTGCCGGGCGACGAGGTCGTCTCGTTCGACGGCGAGCCGGTGCAGGAGTGGACCCAGCTGGTCGGGATGGTCAACGACCGCGCCGGGCAGAGCGTGGAGATGGTGGTCGAGCGGGACGGCGAGCAGGTCGTCCTCGACGTCACCCCCACCCCCGCCGAGCGCCCGCTGACTGACGACCAGGGGTACGCCGTGACCGACGACGCGGGGGAGCCCGTGATGATCGACGGCGCCCTGCTGGGCGTGACGTCGGAGGTCGAGCGGCAGGCGCTGCCCGTGGCGACCGTCCCCGAGGCGGTGTGGCTCCAGGTGTCGGGCACCGCCGGGGCGATCGTCACGCTCCCCGTGCGCGTGTACGACGCGGCCCGGCAGGCGTTCACCGACGAGCCGCGCTCGCAGGACTCGGTGATGTCGGTCGTGGGCGTGGGTCGGGCGGCCGTCGACACCGCGGGCGCGGAGGACTACACCGTGCTCGCCCGGGTGCAGCTCATGCTCATGCTGCTCGCGTCGCTCAACATCGCGCTGTTCATGTTCAACCTCATCCCCTTGCTGCCGCTCGACGGCGGGCACGTCGTCAACGCGCTCTACGAGGGCGCGCGCCGCACGGTGGCACGGGTGCGGGGGGCCGAGCGTCCCGGTCCCGCCGACGTCGCCCGCATGATGCCCGTCGCGTACGTCGTGTTCGTGCTCCTGATCGGCGTGGGCGCGATCCTCATGGTCGCCGACGTCGTGGACCCGGTCCGCCTGTTCTGA
- the rimP gene encoding ribosome maturation factor RimP: MAAGRSAADERVRAAVAPAVDAAGLYLEDVRQVRTGSTTVVRVTVDLDEDVVGSLDSDTLGEVSKAVSAALDESDVVAGAYTLEVSTPGATRPLTEPRHFRRARTRLVRLVLDDGAAVEGRLVDVVDEADEPVAVLEDGTRVPVARVRKGKVEVELRRLEDEADDTADGEEG; the protein is encoded by the coding sequence ATGGCAGCAGGGCGGAGCGCCGCGGACGAGCGCGTACGGGCGGCCGTCGCACCGGCGGTCGACGCTGCGGGTCTGTACCTCGAGGACGTGCGGCAGGTCCGGACGGGCAGCACGACGGTGGTGCGGGTGACAGTCGACCTCGACGAGGACGTCGTCGGCTCGCTCGACTCCGACACGCTCGGCGAGGTCTCGAAGGCCGTCTCGGCGGCGCTGGACGAGTCCGACGTGGTCGCCGGCGCCTACACCCTCGAGGTGTCCACCCCCGGGGCGACCCGTCCGCTGACCGAGCCGCGGCACTTCCGTCGCGCCCGGACCCGGCTGGTGCGCCTCGTCCTGGACGACGGCGCCGCCGTCGAGGGTCGGCTGGTCGACGTCGTGGACGAGGCCGACGAGCCCGTGGCCGTCCTGGAGGACGGGACCCGGGTACCGGTGGCGCGGGTGCGCAAGGGCAAGGTGGAGGTCGAGCTGCGCAGGCTCGAGGACGAGGCGGACGACACCGCCGACGGCGAGGAGGGCTGA
- the dxr gene encoding 1-deoxy-D-xylulose-5-phosphate reductoisomerase, translated as MTRTVTILGSTGSIGTQALEVVAAHPGRFVVVGLVAGSDAAGVAEQAARFGVRTVGLADPGAAPALRDALRARLGAAASGIEVVTGPGAATELAGRGSDVVLNGVTGSVGLRPTLAALAGGSTLALANKESLVVGGALVRAAAADRQVVPVDSEHSAIAQALRGGARAEVRRLVLTASGGPFRGRSRDELRAVSPADALAHPTWSMGPVVTINSASLMNKGLELIEAHLLFDVPAADIAVVVHPQSVVHSMVEFHDGSTLAQASPPDMRLPIALGLSWPDRLDAVVPACDWSRAATWTFEPLDDATFPAVGLARAALAASATHPAVLNAANEQAVAAFLGGRAGFLAIVDVVERVLAEHDGTPVDAVTLDAVEDAERWARARADELLGAAAG; from the coding sequence ATGACGCGCACGGTGACGATCCTCGGGTCCACGGGTTCGATCGGGACGCAGGCCCTCGAGGTCGTGGCCGCCCACCCGGGCCGGTTCGTCGTCGTCGGGCTCGTGGCGGGCTCCGACGCCGCCGGGGTGGCCGAGCAGGCCGCCCGGTTCGGCGTCCGGACGGTGGGCCTGGCGGACCCGGGCGCCGCGCCCGCGCTGCGGGACGCGCTGCGCGCCCGGCTCGGTGCGGCGGCGTCCGGGATCGAGGTGGTCACGGGTCCGGGTGCGGCGACCGAGCTGGCGGGCCGCGGCAGCGACGTCGTCCTCAACGGCGTCACCGGGTCGGTGGGGCTGCGACCCACGCTGGCCGCGCTGGCGGGCGGGTCGACGCTCGCGCTGGCGAACAAGGAGTCCCTGGTGGTCGGCGGCGCGCTCGTGCGCGCCGCGGCCGCCGACCGCCAGGTGGTCCCCGTGGACTCCGAGCACTCGGCGATCGCCCAGGCGCTGCGGGGTGGTGCGCGCGCCGAGGTGCGCCGCCTCGTCCTGACGGCGTCCGGAGGGCCGTTCCGCGGGCGTTCCCGGGACGAGCTGCGCGCGGTGTCACCCGCCGACGCGCTCGCGCACCCGACGTGGTCGATGGGTCCGGTGGTGACGATCAACTCGGCCAGCCTGATGAACAAGGGCCTGGAGCTCATCGAGGCGCACCTGCTGTTCGACGTCCCGGCGGCGGACATCGCCGTGGTCGTGCACCCGCAGTCGGTGGTCCACTCGATGGTGGAGTTCCACGACGGGTCGACGCTCGCCCAGGCCTCCCCGCCCGACATGCGGCTGCCCATCGCGCTCGGGCTGTCCTGGCCGGACCGGCTCGACGCCGTCGTGCCTGCGTGCGACTGGAGCCGCGCGGCCACGTGGACGTTCGAGCCGCTGGACGACGCGACCTTCCCCGCGGTGGGCCTGGCCCGGGCCGCGCTGGCCGCCTCGGCGACGCACCCGGCGGTCCTCAACGCCGCGAACGAGCAGGCGGTGGCCGCGTTCCTCGGCGGTCGGGCGGGGTTCCTCGCGATCGTCGACGTCGTGGAGCGGGTGCTCGCCGAGCACGACGGGACGCCCGTCGACGCCGTGACCCTGGACGCGGTCGAGGACGCCGAGCGGTGGGCCCGGGCGCGCGCGGACGAGCTGCTGGGCGCTGCGGCCGGCTGA
- a CDS encoding DivIVA domain-containing protein, with product MSTLFSTVSKIKTGYDPDEVDDFFDHARQAYEGRTPEPMTNADIAGSTFELVRGGYNTHEVDAALDRLEGAFIARQRAEFVNQHGQDAWMGALAERARTLYPRLGRRDGQKFAPAERGQQGYDMDDVDALCDRLVGYFDRQEPLTAAEVRSATFGRAKGAEAYSEASVDRFLARAIEVLLGVE from the coding sequence GTGAGCACGCTCTTTTCGACCGTGTCGAAGATCAAGACCGGGTACGACCCGGACGAGGTCGACGACTTCTTCGACCACGCCCGGCAGGCCTACGAGGGCCGCACGCCGGAGCCGATGACGAACGCCGACATCGCAGGCTCGACGTTCGAGCTCGTGCGCGGCGGGTACAACACCCACGAGGTCGACGCCGCGCTGGACCGTCTGGAGGGCGCGTTCATCGCCCGGCAGCGGGCCGAGTTCGTCAACCAGCACGGTCAGGACGCGTGGATGGGCGCGCTCGCCGAGCGGGCGCGCACGCTGTACCCGCGGCTGGGCCGTCGCGACGGGCAGAAGTTCGCCCCGGCGGAGCGCGGCCAGCAGGGGTACGACATGGACGACGTGGACGCGTTGTGCGACCGGCTCGTCGGCTACTTCGACCGCCAGGAGCCGCTGACGGCGGCGGAGGTGCGCTCGGCGACGTTCGGTCGGGCGAAGGGCGCCGAGGCGTACTCCGAGGCCTCGGTGGACCGCTTCCTGGCTCGCGCGATCGAGGTCCTGCTCGGCGTCGAGTGA
- the rlmN gene encoding 23S rRNA (adenine(2503)-C(2))-methyltransferase RlmN, with protein sequence MAPKRRGKPPRHFADLTPEERAASVVEMGEKPFRAKQLAAHYFTHYTSDPAEMTDLPKATRDALATTMFPPLIRPTRRMEADGGTTVKTLWHLFDDAKVESVLMRYPHRTTLCVSSQAGCGMACPFCATGQLGLTRNLSTAEILEQVRAAFRTLDRGEIPGGRARLNNLVFMGMGEPMANYRAVMETVRTLVAPEPQGFGMSARNITVSTVGLVPAMRRLADEGIPVTLALSLHAPDDDLRSELVPINTRFSVDEVLDAARHYFEVTKRRVSIEYALIKDMNDHGWRADLLGKKLNERGRGWVHVNPIPLNPTPGSIWTASDRSVEDEFVARLRGHGIPTTIRDTRGSDIDGACGQLAAEEDDE encoded by the coding sequence ATGGCCCCGAAGCGCCGCGGCAAGCCGCCGCGCCACTTCGCGGACCTCACGCCCGAGGAGCGGGCGGCCTCCGTCGTGGAGATGGGGGAGAAGCCGTTCCGGGCCAAGCAGCTCGCGGCGCACTACTTCACCCACTACACCTCGGACCCCGCCGAGATGACGGACCTGCCGAAGGCGACCCGCGACGCGCTGGCGACCACGATGTTCCCGCCCCTGATCCGGCCGACGCGCCGGATGGAGGCGGACGGCGGCACGACCGTCAAGACGCTGTGGCACCTGTTCGACGACGCCAAGGTCGAGTCGGTGCTGATGCGCTACCCGCACCGCACGACGCTGTGCGTGTCGTCGCAGGCGGGCTGCGGCATGGCGTGCCCGTTCTGCGCGACGGGTCAGCTGGGCCTGACGCGCAACCTGTCGACGGCGGAGATCCTGGAGCAGGTGCGCGCGGCGTTCCGCACCCTGGACCGCGGCGAGATCCCGGGCGGGCGGGCGCGCCTGAACAACCTGGTGTTCATGGGCATGGGCGAGCCGATGGCGAACTACCGCGCGGTGATGGAGACGGTGCGCACGCTGGTCGCGCCGGAGCCGCAGGGCTTCGGGATGTCGGCGCGCAACATCACGGTGTCGACGGTGGGCCTGGTGCCGGCGATGCGACGGCTGGCGGACGAGGGCATCCCGGTGACCCTCGCGCTGAGCCTGCACGCGCCGGACGACGACCTGCGCAGCGAGCTGGTGCCGATCAACACGCGGTTCTCGGTGGACGAGGTGCTGGACGCCGCACGCCACTACTTCGAGGTGACCAAGCGCCGCGTGTCGATCGAGTACGCGCTCATCAAGGACATGAACGACCACGGCTGGCGCGCGGACCTGCTGGGCAAGAAGCTCAACGAGCGCGGTCGCGGCTGGGTGCACGTCAACCCCATCCCGCTGAACCCCACGCCGGGGTCGATCTGGACGGCCAGCGACCGTTCCGTGGAGGACGAGTTCGTGGCACGATTGCGCGGGCACGGCATCCCCACCACGATCCGTGACACCCGCGGGAGCGACATCGACGGCGCCTGCGGGCAGCTGGCCGCCGAGGAGGACGACGAGTGA
- the ispG gene encoding flavodoxin-dependent (E)-4-hydroxy-3-methylbut-2-enyl-diphosphate synthase: MPAPPAPVLAPRRPTRKIRVGDVEVGGDAPVSVQSMTTTPTHDINATLQQIAELTAAGCDIVRVAVPTADDAAALPAIAAKSQIPVVADIHFQPRYVFAAIDAGCAAVRVNPGNIRKFDDQVREIAAAASAAGVSLRIGVNAGSLDPRLLEKYGRATPEALVESAVWEASLFEEHDFHDFKISVKHNDPVVMVRAYELLSERGDWPLHLGVTEAGPAFQGTIKSATAFGALLSQGIGDTIRVSLSAPPVEEVKVGLQILQSLNLRERKLEIVSCPSCGRAQVDVYSLAERVTAGLDGLEVPLRVAVMGCVVNGPGEAREADLGVASGNGKGQIFVKGEVVRTVPESMIVETLIDEAMRLAEQMPAPDDDAVAGPPVVTVS, translated from the coding sequence ATGCCCGCCCCGCCGGCACCGGTCCTCGCCCCCCGGCGACCGACGCGCAAGATCCGGGTCGGGGACGTCGAGGTCGGCGGCGACGCCCCGGTGAGCGTCCAGTCGATGACGACGACGCCCACGCACGACATCAACGCGACGCTCCAGCAGATCGCCGAGCTGACGGCCGCGGGCTGCGACATCGTCCGGGTGGCGGTGCCCACCGCCGACGACGCCGCGGCGCTGCCCGCGATCGCCGCGAAGTCGCAGATCCCCGTCGTCGCGGACATCCACTTCCAGCCGCGGTACGTGTTCGCCGCGATCGACGCCGGTTGCGCGGCCGTGCGCGTGAACCCGGGCAACATCCGCAAGTTCGACGACCAGGTCCGCGAGATCGCGGCCGCGGCGTCGGCCGCGGGCGTCTCGCTGCGGATCGGGGTCAACGCCGGCTCGCTCGACCCGCGGCTGCTCGAGAAGTACGGCCGGGCCACGCCGGAGGCCCTGGTGGAGTCCGCGGTGTGGGAGGCGTCCTTGTTCGAGGAGCACGACTTCCACGACTTCAAGATCTCCGTCAAGCACAACGACCCCGTGGTCATGGTGCGCGCCTACGAGCTGTTGTCCGAGCGGGGCGACTGGCCGCTGCACCTCGGCGTCACCGAGGCCGGTCCCGCGTTCCAGGGCACCATCAAGTCCGCCACCGCGTTCGGCGCGCTCCTCAGCCAGGGCATCGGCGACACCATCCGCGTGTCCCTGTCCGCGCCGCCGGTCGAGGAGGTCAAGGTCGGGCTCCAGATCCTCCAGTCGCTCAACCTGCGCGAGCGCAAGCTCGAGATCGTGTCGTGCCCGTCGTGCGGGCGCGCGCAGGTGGACGTGTACTCGCTGGCCGAGCGCGTCACCGCCGGCCTCGACGGCCTCGAGGTCCCGCTGCGGGTCGCCGTCATGGGCTGCGTCGTCAACGGCCCCGGCGAGGCGCGCGAGGCCGACCTGGGCGTCGCGTCCGGCAACGGCAAGGGCCAGATCTTCGTCAAGGGGGAGGTCGTGCGGACCGTCCCGGAGTCGATGATCGTCGAGACCCTCATCGACGAGGCCATGCGGCTCGCCGAGCAGATGCCCGCACCCGACGACGACGCCGTGGCGGGACCGCCCGTCGTCACGGTGTCGTGA